The Ferrimicrobium acidiphilum DSM 19497 genome contains the following window.
GGCAATCGGTGGCTCTGCAGATCGCTGGAGGCATAATTGGTACACTTGGGCTGTTGCCTGGTCTGCCGAAACTTCCATTTCTGCTCGTAGGTGGGGTGGTCTTCTTTATCGGCTGGAGAGTCTCCAAGAAACCTGAACAACCGCAAGAGACCGCAGACGAACTGACCCAAGTCGCGGCACCTGAGACTGCACAGGACGTGGTGGGCGTGGAGATCCTGGAGCTGGAACTGGGATTTGAGCTGCTGGACGTCGTGGATCCCACTAAAGGGGGTGATCTTCTCGAGCGTGTGAAGGGATTGCGACGGAAGTTGGCTGGTGAACTCGGCTTTGTGCTGCCCCCAGTTCGCACTCATGACAATCTTGATATAGGTCCCACCGAGTACGTAATCAAGATAGCCGAGACCGAGTTCAGCAGGGGCAAGGTTCCCAGAGATCGGGTGCTCGCTATCGGTGATAATCTTGATGCTTTGCCAGGAGAAGAGACTATTGATCCGGTCTTTGGGCTCCGAGCTCGATGGATACCACCAGATTGCAAAACGCAAGCTCAGGTGCTCGGCGCAACTGTGGTCGACCGCTCATCGGTAATCGTCACCCACCTCTCTGAAGTGGTTCAGCACAACGCCGGTTCCTTACTTACGCGTCAACAGACCAAGGAGATGCTCGATGCCTTGAAGCGGGTCGCTCCCGTGGTAGTGGACGAACTCAATTCAGCACAGGTGGCCATGGGCGATATCCAGCGGGTGCTGCGAGAGCTGCTAGACGAACGGGTGCCCGTGAGAAATCTCCCTGCCATTGTGGAGGCGATTGTCGATAGATACCGAACCTCCAAGGAGTCTGATGCTCTGCTTGATGCGGCGCGCGAGGCTCTCGGTGGGGCGATCTCGTCCACCTTTGCACAGGACGGAATGTTGGCGGTGGTCTACCTCTCTTCGCAGATCGAGATGCGCTTCGCCGAGAGCCTGGTCACGGTCGATGGTCGTCGAGTCTTGGGCATAGGTATGGAAGAGATCGTTCATCTTCGTGAGGAGATCCGGGCTGCGAAGTTGCGAGCCGAGATCGAGGGGCATGAGCCGGTTCTCGTCTGTATGCCAGCGATCCGCAGAGCTCTCTTCCAAACGTTGCGAGCAGGAGATACGTCGATACCAGTGTTAGCCGTGAGGGAACTTGCACCTTCACTCAAATTGATTCAGATAGGAGTAATTGGCGATGTCCAACCAGCTACGGTTTAATGGAAAATCTATCGAAGAGGCGCTTGCGAAGGCGCGTGCTGCGCTTGGTGAAGGTGTGCGCCTTGTCGCTGCAGAGCGAGTGAGCAAACCAGGCTTCGTCGGGAAGCGTGTGAGTTTTACGGTGGTGGTCGAACCGCCAACCACGCCCATCTCTGCGCCAGGCTTCGCGGCGGCTCTACGCAATGTACTTGTTAACGCGGGTCCACGGCCATCGGGGCCTGCGGATGCAGATGAGTATGACTACAGAAGTGTGCGCGATGAGCTGGCAAAGAGTTATGGGTCAACATCCGCAGGCTCCTCAGATGCTGCGCCCACTAACGTAACTCCACCAATGGCTACACCGAAGGTGTTTCGGCGCGATGGCAAGGTTACCAAGATGACTAATGTAGTCGCACCAAACTGGTCGACGTTGGCGGGTGCCACACCTGGAGTCAAGCCCGACGAAGTCACTAGCAGGGGAACGCCTCCCGGTAAGGTCGCTGCCGTCTATCGAGACGACGAAGGGACCGTGCAAATAACATCTGATACCAGAGAGACAGATGTGCTCGCCGATGCATCGACTAGCTCCGATCTGAGTGAGGCAGAGCTCGTAGAAGCGGCACGCCGAGCCATCAGAGGTGAATCAAGCCCCGGAGCGTTCCTTGTGGATCGAATCGATGCCATGGTGGTAGATCTGTCTGGGGATGCACCCGTTGTTGACTTGAGAGTGCGCAGCTTTGAGGCCGAAACGGCCGTACTCGCAGCGACGACTCGACTGGTAGCTGTGGTAGTCCCTTCTGCATCCGATCCAATTGGGCGTTTCACGCAGATCTGCGAGGAGCTCGGGGTTGTGCCCGAGCATCGCTTTATTCTTGCTCGACGTCGACGCGAAATACCTGCAGCGATGTTGAGTTCAACGAACTCGGTGGCACGTTCAGTTATGGAGAGCGCGGATGCGGATGGGCTTACAGCAGTGCTGGTCGACGCCGGACAGCTACGTTTGCTGCGAGGGTCGTTCTTGGATTCGCTGATGGCGGTGGTGGTTGCCATCGAAGGTAACGAGACTGTGATCCGACTAGAGCGTGAGATGAGCCCATGTGGGGAGATCGATGCACTTTGGTATGAGGGTGAGGACTTGGTCGCAGCGAAGCTGGGTATCGCTCGACTCAGGTCATTAGCGAGCGGGTCTGATCGGTGAAGGTGCCGTGGCGGGTTCGCTTGACGCTCGTCGGTGCCTTCATCGCTACCTATACGAGTCTTCGCAATGTGCTGGAGGGCTATAACGGCTGGTCTATCTACTTAGAGCACCTGTTAATTGCGTTGCTTGTGGTCTACGTCGGCCTGTCGATAGTTGCCACGGTGACGGCGTGGTACAACCTTCAGAACTTAGCGGAGCGAAGACGACGATCGAATGAACTTCCCTAAGAGGGCGGTCAATCATCGAGTGGAGGTTGGCCGAGAGCCTCGTCGTCGCGAAAGACGGCAGCCGGCAGCTCTCCAATAAATGGTTGCTGGGACAGATTGGTGATCCTCTGCCAGCGGCGCCAAAGAGCTACTAGGAATTGACGGTTTGCGAAAGTTTTATCGTTTCTACCATGGCCGGTCATCCTTATAGGTTACAATTTCTTGCAATCATGGATGGCAATTGACAGAGAATGTCAGGGACAGCATGATCAAGGACTGGATGTCTTGGTCAATAAAGCAGAAGGGTGGGGGAGTTGGCTGAGGTAGAGGTCCAACAACAGGGCGCGACGATGATTATTACCATTAATCGCCCTGAACAAATGAACTGTGTTAACGACAAGGTGGCAGAGGGAATTACCGAGGCACTCCAGGATGCGGAGGCTGATTCGGCGGTGCGCAGTGTGATCCTCACCGGTGCAGGCGATCGCGCGTTTTGTACAGGGATGGATCTCAAGTTCGCAGCCACCCACGGTAGTAGTAGCGTCATTATTCCTGGTCGTGGCTTCGCCGGCGTGGGCGGATATGATTTCCCAAAGCCGCTGATAGCCGCGGTTAATGGCTATGCAGTAGCCGGTGGGCTTGAGATAGTCCTTAATTGTGATCTCATAGTCGCGA
Protein-coding sequences here:
- a CDS encoding flagellar biosynthesis protein FlhA; amino-acid sequence: MESARMRRLALAVPIGIAVIVVMLVVPIPSQLLDILITANITFALVVLGVSLRVTDPLEFAAFPSVLLIATMFRLALNVSATRLVLLHAFAGSVIESFGHFVVGGSVVVGLVVFAILFIIQFVVITSGAGRVAEVGARFTLDAMPGKQMAIDADLNAGHIDEAEARRRRSRISKEADFYGAMDGASKFIKGDAIAAAVITVINLIGGFIVGVVQHHLSVTQSIDTYSLLSVGDGLVSQIPALLLSIATGLVVTRTSNDADFGLDLLQQLLRQSVALQIAGGIIGTLGLLPGLPKLPFLLVGGVVFFIGWRVSKKPEQPQETADELTQVAAPETAQDVVGVEILELELGFELLDVVDPTKGGDLLERVKGLRRKLAGELGFVLPPVRTHDNLDIGPTEYVIKIAETEFSRGKVPRDRVLAIGDNLDALPGEETIDPVFGLRARWIPPDCKTQAQVLGATVVDRSSVIVTHLSEVVQHNAGSLLTRQQTKEMLDALKRVAPVVVDELNSAQVAMGDIQRVLRELLDERVPVRNLPAIVEAIVDRYRTSKESDALLDAAREALGGAISSTFAQDGMLAVVYLSSQIEMRFAESLVTVDGRRVLGIGMEEIVHLREEIRAAKLRAEIEGHEPVLVCMPAIRRALFQTLRAGDTSIPVLAVRELAPSLKLIQIGVIGDVQPATV